The Hemibagrus wyckioides isolate EC202008001 linkage group LG10, SWU_Hwy_1.0, whole genome shotgun sequence genome includes a window with the following:
- the tal1 gene encoding T-cell acute lymphocytic leukemia protein 1 homolog isoform X1, whose amino-acid sequence MEKKTLRHGRTYTKWLLAHTHTDHSPSTRDRMMEKLKRERSSPGVEDEQKACGSPGHDTAEEEGEAHGKQEGTTTITTTRTTSESVESARRGAHLLLLNGVAKETARGGSEPKQEVAVIELATRGDIKGVELDADLRHTVQTTELRRPPVPLPLPPREPLNEAKRMVQLSPAAFPALPARAMLYSNMAQPLATLNSGFAGDAEQYGMYPSNRLKRRAAPYEIEINDGSQTKVVRRIFTNSRERWRQQNVNGAFAELRKLIPTHPPDKKLSKNEILRLAMKYINFLAKLLNDQDDVMGGEAAARVRDGRDEGLVREDLLQDMLSPNSSCGSLLDGEGSPDSFTEEQDSSVESRASGRGLHHSAMTVDTSNQR is encoded by the exons AGAGACAGGATGATGGAGAAACTGAAACGTGAGCGCTCCAGCCCGGGTGTTGAGGATGAGCAGAAGGCGTGCGGCTCACCGGGACACGACACTGCTGAGGAGGAGGGCGAGGCGCACGGGAAACAGGAAGGCACGACGACCATCACCACGACGCGCACGACGTCCGAGTCTGTTGAGAGCGCGCGGAGAGGAgcccacctcctcctccttaacGGCGTTGCCAAGGAAACGGCGCGCGGCGGCAGCGAgccaaaacaggaagtggcagtGATCGAGCTGGCCACGAGAGGCGATATAAAAGGCGTCGAGTTAGATGCGGACCTCAGACACACGGTGCAGACCACCGAGCTGCGCAGACCACCAGTTCCTCTGCCGCTGCCCCCGAGGGAGCCGCTAAACGAAGCCAAGCGAATGGTGCAGCTGAGTCCGGCCGCCTTCCCTGCTCTGCCCGCCCGCGCCATGCTCTACAGCAACATGGCGCAACCGCTCGCCACTCTCAACAG TGGCTTCGCTGGGGACGCGGAGCAGTACGGCATGTACCCCAGTAACCGCCTGAAACGCAGAGCTGCGCCTTACGAGATTGAGATCAACGATG GTTCACAGACGAAGGTTGTGCGGCGCATCTTCACAAACAGCCGTGAGCGCTGGAGGCAGCAGAATGTGAACGGTGCCTTCGCTGAGCTGCGCAAGCTCATCCCCACTCATCCTCCTGACAAGAAGCTGAGCAAGAATGAGATCCTGCGTCTGGCTATGAAGTACATCAACTTCCTGGCCAAGCTGTTAAACGACCAGGATGACGTGATGGGTGGGGAGGCAGCAGCTCGGGTGCGGGATGGACGGGATGAGGGTCTGGTAAGGGAAGACCTCCTGCAGGACATGCTGAGTCCAAACTCAAGCTGCGGGAGCTTGCTGGACGGTGAAGGAAGCCCGGACAGCTTCACCGAAGAGCAGGACTCATCGGTGGAGTCCAGAGCATCTGGACGAGGACTGCACCACTCGGCCATGACTGTGGACACCAGTAACCAGCGATGA
- the tal1 gene encoding T-cell acute lymphocytic leukemia protein 1 homolog isoform X2 → MMEKLKRERSSPGVEDEQKACGSPGHDTAEEEGEAHGKQEGTTTITTTRTTSESVESARRGAHLLLLNGVAKETARGGSEPKQEVAVIELATRGDIKGVELDADLRHTVQTTELRRPPVPLPLPPREPLNEAKRMVQLSPAAFPALPARAMLYSNMAQPLATLNSGFAGDAEQYGMYPSNRLKRRAAPYEIEINDGSQTKVVRRIFTNSRERWRQQNVNGAFAELRKLIPTHPPDKKLSKNEILRLAMKYINFLAKLLNDQDDVMGGEAAARVRDGRDEGLVREDLLQDMLSPNSSCGSLLDGEGSPDSFTEEQDSSVESRASGRGLHHSAMTVDTSNQR, encoded by the exons ATGATGGAGAAACTGAAACGTGAGCGCTCCAGCCCGGGTGTTGAGGATGAGCAGAAGGCGTGCGGCTCACCGGGACACGACACTGCTGAGGAGGAGGGCGAGGCGCACGGGAAACAGGAAGGCACGACGACCATCACCACGACGCGCACGACGTCCGAGTCTGTTGAGAGCGCGCGGAGAGGAgcccacctcctcctccttaacGGCGTTGCCAAGGAAACGGCGCGCGGCGGCAGCGAgccaaaacaggaagtggcagtGATCGAGCTGGCCACGAGAGGCGATATAAAAGGCGTCGAGTTAGATGCGGACCTCAGACACACGGTGCAGACCACCGAGCTGCGCAGACCACCAGTTCCTCTGCCGCTGCCCCCGAGGGAGCCGCTAAACGAAGCCAAGCGAATGGTGCAGCTGAGTCCGGCCGCCTTCCCTGCTCTGCCCGCCCGCGCCATGCTCTACAGCAACATGGCGCAACCGCTCGCCACTCTCAACAG TGGCTTCGCTGGGGACGCGGAGCAGTACGGCATGTACCCCAGTAACCGCCTGAAACGCAGAGCTGCGCCTTACGAGATTGAGATCAACGATG GTTCACAGACGAAGGTTGTGCGGCGCATCTTCACAAACAGCCGTGAGCGCTGGAGGCAGCAGAATGTGAACGGTGCCTTCGCTGAGCTGCGCAAGCTCATCCCCACTCATCCTCCTGACAAGAAGCTGAGCAAGAATGAGATCCTGCGTCTGGCTATGAAGTACATCAACTTCCTGGCCAAGCTGTTAAACGACCAGGATGACGTGATGGGTGGGGAGGCAGCAGCTCGGGTGCGGGATGGACGGGATGAGGGTCTGGTAAGGGAAGACCTCCTGCAGGACATGCTGAGTCCAAACTCAAGCTGCGGGAGCTTGCTGGACGGTGAAGGAAGCCCGGACAGCTTCACCGAAGAGCAGGACTCATCGGTGGAGTCCAGAGCATCTGGACGAGGACTGCACCACTCGGCCATGACTGTGGACACCAGTAACCAGCGATGA